The following are encoded in a window of Crocosphaera sp. UHCC 0190 genomic DNA:
- the tsaE gene encoding tRNA (adenosine(37)-N6)-threonylcarbamoyltransferase complex ATPase subunit type 1 TsaE, with protein sequence MSVKTMILPDAEATQALGKQLGQCLPSGTVLLLQGTLGAGKTTLVQGIGEGLGITDSIVSPTFTLVNEYPQGRLPLYHLDLYRLQPEGVEGLYVEQYWEGFEVVPGITVIEWPEKLPYLPPAYLTMQLLYGEKSGRQAILTATDNFTLDFSKFWGDKG encoded by the coding sequence ATGAGTGTCAAGACCATGATCTTACCGGATGCTGAGGCAACTCAGGCACTGGGGAAGCAATTAGGGCAATGTTTGCCTTCGGGTACTGTGTTGTTGCTTCAAGGGACATTAGGTGCTGGTAAAACTACCTTGGTACAAGGTATCGGGGAAGGGTTAGGCATTACAGACTCGATTGTTAGTCCCACTTTTACCTTAGTCAATGAGTACCCTCAAGGACGCTTACCCTTATATCATTTGGATTTATATCGTTTGCAACCGGAAGGGGTTGAAGGGTTATATGTAGAACAGTATTGGGAAGGGTTCGAGGTTGTCCCAGGAATTACAGTGATTGAATGGCCGGAAAAGTTGCCCTATCTACCACCCGCTTATTTAACGATGCAACTGCTTTATGGTGAAAAATCTGGTCGTCAGGCAATTTTGACAGCAACGGATAATTTTACCTTGGATTTCTCTAAATTTTGGGGGGACAAGGGTTAA
- the petG gene encoding cytochrome b6-f complex subunit V produces the protein MIEPLLLGIVLGLIPITLAGLFVAAYLQYKRGNQLNLD, from the coding sequence GTGATTGAACCCTTACTCTTAGGCATTGTTTTAGGTCTTATCCCTATCACCTTAGCAGGATTATTTGTTGCTGCTTATTTGCAATACAAACGGGGTAATCAGTTAAACCTCGATTAA
- the mddA gene encoding methanethiol S-methyltransferase, with protein sequence MQTQPTVNSFNLGRIFVFLYGVISYIIFLITFLYALGFVGNILVPKSIDAEAQISFLPALLLDTLLLGIFALQHSVMARKEFKAWWTKLIPQPIERSTYVLFSSLALLLIFWQWQPLGGVIWNIEQLWGQIILLSLFGLGWLIVLVSTFLINHFDLFGLRQVYLYLQGKNYTHLEFKTPAFYNYVRHPLYVGWLLAFWMTPKMTVTHLLFAIITTLYILIAIQFEEKDLVEIHGETYENYRRKVPMLIPFFGKKAS encoded by the coding sequence ATGCAAACACAACCAACGGTTAATTCTTTTAATTTAGGCAGAATTTTTGTCTTTCTCTATGGGGTAATTTCCTATATTATCTTTTTGATAACCTTTCTCTATGCTTTGGGATTTGTCGGGAATATTCTTGTGCCAAAATCCATTGATGCTGAGGCTCAAATTTCTTTTTTACCAGCTTTATTACTCGATACTTTGTTATTAGGAATTTTTGCCCTACAACATAGTGTGATGGCCCGAAAAGAATTCAAAGCTTGGTGGACAAAGTTGATTCCTCAACCGATAGAAAGAAGCACCTATGTGTTATTTTCAAGTTTAGCTTTATTATTGATTTTTTGGCAATGGCAACCTTTGGGGGGAGTTATTTGGAATATTGAGCAATTGTGGGGACAGATTATTTTATTGTCTTTATTTGGTTTGGGTTGGTTAATTGTCCTTGTTTCCACCTTTTTAATCAATCATTTTGATTTATTTGGACTGCGACAAGTTTATCTCTATTTACAAGGGAAAAATTACACCCATTTAGAATTCAAAACACCTGCCTTTTATAACTATGTACGACACCCCCTTTATGTGGGTTGGTTACTTGCTTTTTGGATGACACCTAAAATGACGGTAACACATTTATTGTTTGCCATTATAACAACCCTGTATATTTTAATTGCCATTCAATTTGAGGAAAAAGATTTAGTTGAAATTCATGGCGAAACCTATGAAAATTACCGTCGTAAAGTTCCCATGTTGATTCCTTTTTTCGGCAAAAAAGCAAGTTAA
- a CDS encoding gluconeogenesis factor YvcK family protein, whose amino-acid sequence MSISPLKQAIRKLKTEQRKWATVGQRTPKQVNLWFKWLSPGLFVKRWLLISATGLVLTFLGLAIWVKLTPVNRLLELISQLLQAISNYVPSYISGPLALILGIFLLLWGQSRTVGSITEAFPEGDGELVDRLLAHRRLHRGPKIAAIGGGTGLSTLLRGLKQYSANITAIVTVADDGGSSGRLREEIGVLPPGDIRNCVAALADEEKLLTELFQYRFEAGDGLTGHSFGNLFLTAMTEVMGGDFEKAIAASSKVLAIRGKVLPATLSDVRLWAELDDGRLIEGESRITEAGGKIRHLGCLPANPPALPAALQAIEEADYIVIGPGSLYTSVIPNLLVPEIKEALMKVKVPRIYVCNIMTQPGETEGYTVANHIEAIERICGQGLIDAVLAQRLPPSPYALKRYAQENCHPVFLDREDVVKLGYRIILANVMEEDPNTGKVRHHPQRLARVLLRWYSEK is encoded by the coding sequence ATGTCTATCAGTCCCTTAAAACAAGCGATACGCAAGCTAAAAACAGAACAGCGAAAATGGGCAACCGTTGGCCAAAGAACCCCCAAACAAGTAAACCTCTGGTTTAAATGGCTATCCCCTGGCCTCTTTGTCAAACGTTGGTTACTGATTAGTGCAACTGGCCTAGTTTTAACCTTTCTCGGACTTGCTATCTGGGTAAAACTCACCCCAGTCAACCGTCTCTTAGAATTAATTTCTCAACTCCTACAAGCTATCTCCAATTATGTTCCCAGTTACATTTCTGGCCCTTTAGCTCTGATTTTAGGAATCTTTTTGTTATTGTGGGGTCAAAGCCGCACGGTGGGTTCTATTACAGAAGCTTTCCCAGAAGGGGATGGAGAATTAGTCGATCGCCTTTTGGCCCATCGTCGTTTACATCGTGGCCCCAAAATTGCGGCCATTGGTGGTGGAACGGGACTATCAACCCTATTGCGGGGTTTAAAGCAGTATAGTGCTAATATTACTGCTATTGTCACCGTAGCCGATGATGGGGGATCTTCAGGACGACTGAGAGAGGAAATTGGGGTTTTGCCTCCTGGGGATATTCGTAACTGTGTGGCCGCTTTGGCTGATGAAGAAAAATTGTTGACGGAATTGTTTCAATATCGCTTTGAAGCAGGGGATGGCCTGACGGGCCACAGTTTTGGCAATTTATTCCTAACCGCGATGACAGAGGTGATGGGAGGAGATTTTGAAAAGGCGATCGCAGCAAGTTCTAAAGTCTTGGCCATTCGGGGTAAGGTATTACCCGCAACCCTCAGTGATGTCCGTCTTTGGGCAGAATTAGATGATGGCCGTTTAATTGAAGGGGAGTCCCGTATTACGGAAGCCGGGGGAAAAATTCGTCATCTGGGTTGTCTTCCTGCTAACCCTCCTGCTTTACCCGCAGCTTTACAAGCAATCGAAGAAGCAGATTATATTGTTATTGGCCCAGGCAGTTTATATACTAGCGTCATTCCTAATCTTCTGGTTCCTGAGATTAAGGAAGCATTGATGAAGGTTAAAGTGCCTCGTATTTATGTTTGCAATATTATGACCCAACCAGGGGAAACGGAAGGGTATACTGTGGCTAATCATATTGAAGCTATTGAGCGCATTTGTGGCCAAGGGTTGATTGATGCAGTGTTAGCACAACGTCTTCCTCCTTCTCCTTATGCCTTAAAACGTTATGCTCAAGAAAACTGTCATCCTGTCTTTTTAGATCGAGAAGACGTGGTGAAATTGGGCTATCGTATCATCTTAGCGAATGTGATGGAAGAAGATCCCAATACGGGAAAGGTTCGTCATCATCCTCAACGTCTAGCAAGGGTTTTATTACGCTGGTATAGTGAGAAATGA